Proteins from a single region of Paramormyrops kingsleyae isolate MSU_618 chromosome 9, PKINGS_0.4, whole genome shotgun sequence:
- the mtf1 gene encoding metal regulatory transcription factor 1 isoform X2, translating to MGENGPDKEAMYFKGETGNLTQEEDDDKMVDFDKDGLMPPSSSSPSRRIYDRTTVLIEQDPINLDEEGEDDGQCDNMALLADGDEEASLAFMVDPDGMSQGYVHHTISPDQIQFIINPGSTPMPRNIEGATLTLHSECPETKQREVKRYQCMFEGCTRTYSTAGNLRTHQKTHRGEYTFVCNQQGCGKAFLTSYSLKIHVRVHTKEKPFECDVQGCEKAFNTLYRLKAHQRLHTGKTFNCESEGCTKYFTTLSDLRKHIRTHTGEKPFRCDHDGCGKAFAASHHLKTHVRTHTGEKPFLCPSDGCEKTFSSQYSLKSHIRGHDKGPNFVLSNSLNEDANHSLCLSDLSLLSTDSELKENMQNSQGLDLNSVTPVRIFELMFQSPENSVSQDEAQPPDNLTEAFSSEEPALPTATVGDGGSMASGALPFSSSSSSSSLNTPVLEAPPQTASLAPSQATSSAPTTLGPSPVTFAPLSGMTQGPEGPSQQGSQHYLTLPAKFLEQEGPAQTQPSAAPTALLPGAAPVVTAAEAVPAAVHTVPLTANPMLTPSPSITIAPTQNLLQPSIVMSDQNLQWILSSATNAQQSSEPPHQGTKVEKVFFTTAIPVGGNSGSSVQQIGLSLPVIIIKQEESCQCQCACRDSKDKGSTKTTDLAPPKPPPPPPAPPPPPTVPAPSTAPPSSLACCSGQSVSSPCQRTEAPVQGGTQQGVPAATPTQTFPPESGSSTAPDTAGDALINMDVSDFLSLQSPETPASMSAIEALLLVADDFSGGGTQAGGFAK from the exons ATGGGCGAAAATGGCCCTGACAAGGAGGCCATGTACTTCAAAGGGGAGACGGGGAATCTGACCCAGGAGGAGGACGATGACAAAATGGTGGACTTCGACAAAGATGGCCTGATGCCGCCATCGTCCTCTTCCCCTTCGCGGCGCATTTACGACCGCACCACCGTGCTTATTGAGCAGGACCCCATCAACCTGGACGAGGAAGGCGAGGATGATGGCCAGTGTGACAACATGGCTCTGCTGGCCGACGGTGACGAGGAGGCCAGCCTGGCCTTCATGGTGGACCCTGATGGAATGTCACAGGGCTATGTCCACCACACCATCTCGCCAGACCAGATCCAGTTCATCATCAACCCCGGGTCTACTCCTATGCCACGGAACATCGAAGGGGCCACTCTTACCCTGCACTCGGAATGTCCAGAAACCAAGCAAAGAGAG GTGAAGCGGTACCAGTGCATGTTCGAGGGCTGCACTCGGACCTATAGCACGGCGGGCAACCTACGCACGCACCAGAAAACGCACCGCGGCGAGTACACCTTCGTGTGCAACCAGCAGGGCTGCGGGAAGGCCTTCCTCACCTCCTACAGCCTGAAGATCCACGTGCGCGTGCACACCAAGGAGAAGCCCTTCGAGTGTGACGTGCAGGGCTGCGAGAAGGCCTTCAACACGCTGTACAG ACTGAAAGCACACCAGAGGCTGCACACGGGGAAGACGTTCAACTGTGAATCGGAAGGATGCACCAAGTACTTTACCACACTCAGCGACCTGAGGAAGCACATCCGCACGCACACCGGGGAGAAGCCGTTCCG GTGTGACCACGACGGCTGCGGGAAAGCGTTTGCCGCGAGTCACCACCTGAAGACCCACGTCCGGACCCACACAG GGGAGAAGCCATTCCTCTGTCCCAGCGACGGCTGCGAAAAGACCTTCAGCTCCCAGTACAGCCTGAAGAGCCACATCCGGGGCCACGATAAGGGGCCCAACTTCGTGCTGAGCAACTCGCTCAATGAG GATGCGAATCATTCTCTTTGCCTCAGTGATTTGAGCCTGCTCTCCACAGACTCTGAGCTCAAAGAAAACATGCAGAAC TCTCAAGGTCTGGATCTGAATAGCGTCACGCCCGTGAGGATATTCGAGCTGATGTTCCAGAGTCCAGAAAACAGTGTCAGTCAGGACGAGGCCCAGCCCCCAG ATAACCTCACAGAGGCCTTCAGCTCAGAAGAGCCGGCCCTGCCCACAGCCACTGTGGGTGATGGTGGCTCCATGGCTTCTGGGGCTCTGCCTTTTtcttcatcctcttcctcctcctctttgaaCACCCCTGTCTTGGAGGCCCCCCCGCAGACTGCTTCCCTGGCCCCCTCCCAAGCCACAAGCTCTGCCCCCACCACGCTGGGCCCCTCCCCAGTGACCTTTGCACCCTTGTCGGGGATGACCCAGGGGCCAGAGGGGCCCAGCCAGCAGGGTTCCCAGCACTACCTGACCCTCCCAGCTAAGTTCCTGGAGCAGGAAGGACCTGCCCAAACCCAGCCCAGCGCTGCACCGACAGCCCTGCTCCCTGGCGCCGCCCCAGTGGTGACAGCGGCGGAGGCAGTCCCAGCCGCGGTGCACACCGTGCCTTTGACCGCCAACCCCATGCTGACGCCCAGCCCGAGCATCACCATTGCCCCCACCCAGAACCTCCTGCAGCCCAGCATCGTCATGTCGGACCAGAACCTGCAGTGGATTCTCAGTAGCGCCACCAATGCCCAGCAGAGCTCCGAGCCGCCG CATCAAGGTACAAAAGTAGAAAAGGTGTTCTTCACCACAGCCATACCAGTAGGAGGGAATTCAG GCAGCTCCGTGCAGCAAATTGGCCTGAGCCTTCCTGTCATTATCATCAAGCAGGAGGAgtcctgtcagtgccagtgtgCGTGCAGGGACTCCAAAGACAAGGGTAGCACCAAGACCACAGATCTGGCCCCGCccaagcccccaccccctccgccAGCCCCGCCTCCCCCTCCCACTGTACCTGCTCCTTCGACAGCCCCGCCTTCATCCCTGGCGTGCTGCTCGGGCCAATCAGTCTCATCTCCCTGCCAGAGGACTGAGGCCCCAGTGCAGGGCGGGACGCAGCAGGGGGTGCCCGCAGCCACTCCCACGCAGACTTTTCCTCCAGAGTCGGGCAGCTCCACAGCACCGGACACCGCTGGCGACGCCCTAATTAACATGGACGTTTCCGACTTCCTGTCCCTGCAGAGCCCCGAGACACCCGCGAGCATGAGCGCCATCGAGGCTCTGCTCCTCGTGGCCGACGACTTCTCCGGGGGCGGGACACAGGCGGGCGGCTTCGCCAAATGA
- the mtf1 gene encoding metal regulatory transcription factor 1 isoform X1, translated as MGENGPDKEAMYFKGETGNLTQEEDDDKMVDFDKDGLMPPSSSSPSRRIYDRTTVLIEQDPINLDEEGEDDGQCDNMALLADGDEEASLAFMVDPDGMSQGYVHHTISPDQIQFIINPGSTPMPRNIEGATLTLHSECPETKQREVKRYQCMFEGCTRTYSTAGNLRTHQKTHRGEYTFVCNQQGCGKAFLTSYSLKIHVRVHTKEKPFECDVQGCEKAFNTLYRLKAHQRLHTGKTFNCESEGCTKYFTTLSDLRKHIRTHTGEKPFRCDHDGCGKAFAASHHLKTHVRTHTGEKPFLCPSDGCEKTFSSQYSLKSHIRGHDKGPNFVLSNSLNEDANHSLCLSDLSLLSTDSELKENMQNSQGLDLNSVTPVRIFELMFQSPENSVSQDEAQPPDNLTEAFSSEEPALPTATVGDGGSMASGALPFSSSSSSSSLNTPVLEAPPQTASLAPSQATSSAPTTLGPSPVTFAPLSGMTQGPEGPSQQGSQHYLTLPAKFLEQEGPAQTQPSAAPTALLPGAAPVVTAAEAVPAAVHTVPLTANPMLTPSPSITIAPTQNLLQPSIVMSDQNLQWILSSATNAQQSSEPPQHQGTKVEKVFFTTAIPVGGNSGSSVQQIGLSLPVIIIKQEESCQCQCACRDSKDKGSTKTTDLAPPKPPPPPPAPPPPPTVPAPSTAPPSSLACCSGQSVSSPCQRTEAPVQGGTQQGVPAATPTQTFPPESGSSTAPDTAGDALINMDVSDFLSLQSPETPASMSAIEALLLVADDFSGGGTQAGGFAK; from the exons ATGGGCGAAAATGGCCCTGACAAGGAGGCCATGTACTTCAAAGGGGAGACGGGGAATCTGACCCAGGAGGAGGACGATGACAAAATGGTGGACTTCGACAAAGATGGCCTGATGCCGCCATCGTCCTCTTCCCCTTCGCGGCGCATTTACGACCGCACCACCGTGCTTATTGAGCAGGACCCCATCAACCTGGACGAGGAAGGCGAGGATGATGGCCAGTGTGACAACATGGCTCTGCTGGCCGACGGTGACGAGGAGGCCAGCCTGGCCTTCATGGTGGACCCTGATGGAATGTCACAGGGCTATGTCCACCACACCATCTCGCCAGACCAGATCCAGTTCATCATCAACCCCGGGTCTACTCCTATGCCACGGAACATCGAAGGGGCCACTCTTACCCTGCACTCGGAATGTCCAGAAACCAAGCAAAGAGAG GTGAAGCGGTACCAGTGCATGTTCGAGGGCTGCACTCGGACCTATAGCACGGCGGGCAACCTACGCACGCACCAGAAAACGCACCGCGGCGAGTACACCTTCGTGTGCAACCAGCAGGGCTGCGGGAAGGCCTTCCTCACCTCCTACAGCCTGAAGATCCACGTGCGCGTGCACACCAAGGAGAAGCCCTTCGAGTGTGACGTGCAGGGCTGCGAGAAGGCCTTCAACACGCTGTACAG ACTGAAAGCACACCAGAGGCTGCACACGGGGAAGACGTTCAACTGTGAATCGGAAGGATGCACCAAGTACTTTACCACACTCAGCGACCTGAGGAAGCACATCCGCACGCACACCGGGGAGAAGCCGTTCCG GTGTGACCACGACGGCTGCGGGAAAGCGTTTGCCGCGAGTCACCACCTGAAGACCCACGTCCGGACCCACACAG GGGAGAAGCCATTCCTCTGTCCCAGCGACGGCTGCGAAAAGACCTTCAGCTCCCAGTACAGCCTGAAGAGCCACATCCGGGGCCACGATAAGGGGCCCAACTTCGTGCTGAGCAACTCGCTCAATGAG GATGCGAATCATTCTCTTTGCCTCAGTGATTTGAGCCTGCTCTCCACAGACTCTGAGCTCAAAGAAAACATGCAGAAC TCTCAAGGTCTGGATCTGAATAGCGTCACGCCCGTGAGGATATTCGAGCTGATGTTCCAGAGTCCAGAAAACAGTGTCAGTCAGGACGAGGCCCAGCCCCCAG ATAACCTCACAGAGGCCTTCAGCTCAGAAGAGCCGGCCCTGCCCACAGCCACTGTGGGTGATGGTGGCTCCATGGCTTCTGGGGCTCTGCCTTTTtcttcatcctcttcctcctcctctttgaaCACCCCTGTCTTGGAGGCCCCCCCGCAGACTGCTTCCCTGGCCCCCTCCCAAGCCACAAGCTCTGCCCCCACCACGCTGGGCCCCTCCCCAGTGACCTTTGCACCCTTGTCGGGGATGACCCAGGGGCCAGAGGGGCCCAGCCAGCAGGGTTCCCAGCACTACCTGACCCTCCCAGCTAAGTTCCTGGAGCAGGAAGGACCTGCCCAAACCCAGCCCAGCGCTGCACCGACAGCCCTGCTCCCTGGCGCCGCCCCAGTGGTGACAGCGGCGGAGGCAGTCCCAGCCGCGGTGCACACCGTGCCTTTGACCGCCAACCCCATGCTGACGCCCAGCCCGAGCATCACCATTGCCCCCACCCAGAACCTCCTGCAGCCCAGCATCGTCATGTCGGACCAGAACCTGCAGTGGATTCTCAGTAGCGCCACCAATGCCCAGCAGAGCTCCGAGCCGCCG CAGCATCAAGGTACAAAAGTAGAAAAGGTGTTCTTCACCACAGCCATACCAGTAGGAGGGAATTCAG GCAGCTCCGTGCAGCAAATTGGCCTGAGCCTTCCTGTCATTATCATCAAGCAGGAGGAgtcctgtcagtgccagtgtgCGTGCAGGGACTCCAAAGACAAGGGTAGCACCAAGACCACAGATCTGGCCCCGCccaagcccccaccccctccgccAGCCCCGCCTCCCCCTCCCACTGTACCTGCTCCTTCGACAGCCCCGCCTTCATCCCTGGCGTGCTGCTCGGGCCAATCAGTCTCATCTCCCTGCCAGAGGACTGAGGCCCCAGTGCAGGGCGGGACGCAGCAGGGGGTGCCCGCAGCCACTCCCACGCAGACTTTTCCTCCAGAGTCGGGCAGCTCCACAGCACCGGACACCGCTGGCGACGCCCTAATTAACATGGACGTTTCCGACTTCCTGTCCCTGCAGAGCCCCGAGACACCCGCGAGCATGAGCGCCATCGAGGCTCTGCTCCTCGTGGCCGACGACTTCTCCGGGGGCGGGACACAGGCGGGCGGCTTCGCCAAATGA